A single region of the Lycium barbarum isolate Lr01 chromosome 2, ASM1917538v2, whole genome shotgun sequence genome encodes:
- the LOC132627953 gene encoding BEL1-like homeodomain protein 4 isoform X2, giving the protein MSQSFHHHQGFYNFSNIYERSATTKHEDMLRVQGFEQQQVEVAAVEPPSGGTVYDGGGMLTEIISYPWRKATTEILDDQIQSSNYRSWQQKEQQQQHQHQQQQLLPPSIINDAELPLMNPHIKPSSPPRSSSSLHMLLPNSVETNNLLHHQGFHLLNPATVEPPSQFTWVPGSSSGEENSTRIGRVVDGQGLSLSLSRNFEAAAKLEDLRIGNGGIYLHNNQGLLGPINNNNNNHHQLLHSGVIMDHRTTPQTSAHHQVHVGYAAAASPRITNALRNSRYVKAAQELLEEFCCVGRGNFKNQRVKKYDDENPNSNSEGEDHRGPSKDNHPPLSAAERSDYQRRKIKLLSMLDEAYARYSRYCEQMQAMVNSFDSVIGYGAAAPYTALAQKAMSRHFRCIKDAIVAQLKQTCKYLGEKDVTGTSGLTKGETPRLKMLDQRLRQQKALHQMGMLDSDAWRPQRGLPERSVNVLRAWLFEHFLHPYPSEADKHLLSRQTGLSKNQVSNWFINARVRLWKPMVEEMYQQETKEEETDQEEDQEQQEKQAQTPMHDKNSNMAISSITMPVSSVRSEFNANDRDPSKNIINYRQYALGNQLVMLQSDDTASASSTANRYFTAEEAADLVANSNAAKTAAFGSQQAGDVSLTLGLRHSENVPRKATQFQLRDFDAY; this is encoded by the exons ATGTCACAAAGCTTTCATCACCACCAAGGATTCTACAATTTCTCAAATATTTATGAGAGATCTGCCACGACGAAGCATGAAGACATGTTACGAGTACAAGGCTTTGAGCAACAACAAGTGGAAGTAGCGGCAGTTGAGCCGCCGTCAGGGGGCACGGTTTATGACGGAGGAGGGATGTTGACGGAGATTATCAGCTATCCATGGCGGAAAGCAACCACGGAGATATTGGATGATCAGATCCAATCGAGTAATTATCGATCGTGGCAACAAAAAGAGCAACAGCAACAGCATCAGCATCAGCAGCAACAACTTCTTCCACCATCAATAATAAACGATGCTGAG CTTCCCCTAATGAATCCTCATATAAAACCGTCATCTCCACCTCGCTCTTCATCTTCACTTCACATGTTACTTCCCAACTCAGTGGAGACCAACAACCTTCTTCATCATCAAGGATTTCACTTGCTTAATCCAGCAACCGTGGAACCTCCGTCTCAGTTCACATGGGTTCCAG GTAGCAGCAGCGGAGAAGAAAATTCCACAAGAATTGGGAGGGTTGTGGATGGTCAAGGTCTTTctttatcactttctaggaattTCGAAGCAGCTGCCAAATTGGAGGATTTGAGAATCGGAAATGGAGGAATTTACTTGCACAATAATCAAGGACTATTAGGTCCaattaataacaacaacaacaaccatcatcAACTGTTACATTCAGGAGTAATTATGGATCATCGTACTACTCCTCAAACCAGTGCTCATCATCAAGTTCATGTCGGATATGCAGCAGCAGCATCGCCAAGAATAACAAATGCTCTCAGAAATTCACGGTATGTCAAAGCTGCACAAGAGCTACTGGAAGAATTTTGCTGCGTGGGTAGGGGAAATTTCAAGAACCAAAGAGTCAAGAAATACGACGATGAAAACCCTAATTCCAACTCGGAGGGTGAAGATCATCGTGGTCCTTCGAAAGATAATCATCCTCCATTGTCAGCTGCTGAAAGATCTGATTATCAAAGGAGGAAAATCAAATTGTTATCTATGCTTGATGAGGCAT ATGCGAGATACAGCCGTTACTGTGAGCAAATGCAAGCTATGGTGAACTCATTCGATTCAGTGATTGGGTACGGTGCAGCTGCACCGTACACTGCGTTAGCCCAAAAGGCAATGTCTAGGCATTTCAGGTGCATAAAGGATGCGATAGTAGCGCAATTGAAGCAGACCTGTAAGTACCTCGGAGAGAAAGATGTCACGGGTACAAGTGGGTTGACAAAGGGGGAAACGCCGAGGTTGAAAATGTTAGATCAAAGGTTGAGGCAGCAAAAAGCATTGCATCAAATGGGGATGTTGGATTCTGATGCTTGGAGGCCACAAAGGGGTTTGCCTGAGAGATCTGTTAATGTTTTAAGGGCATGGCTTTTTGAGCATTTCCTTCACCC GTATCCAAGTGAAGCAGACAAGCATTTGTTGTCCCGGCAGACTGGTTTATCCAAAAATCAG GTATCAAATTGGTTCATAAATGCTAGGGTTCGGTTGTGGAAACCCATGGTGGAAGAGATGTACCAacaagaaacaaaagaagaggAAACAGATCAAGAAGAAGATCAAGAgcagcaagaaaaacaagcacaaaCTCCTATGCACGACAAGAATAGCAACATGGCCATATCGTCAATAACAATGCCAGTATCCTCAGTAAGATCCGAATTTAATGCTAATGATAGAGACCCTTCAAAAAACATCATCAATTATAGGCAGTACGCCTTGGGAAACCAACTAGTAATGCTCCAATCAGATGACACCGCCTCCGCGTCCTCCACCGCGAACCGCTACTTCACAGCAGAGGAAGCGGCGGATTTGGTGGCTAATTCAAATGCGGCCAAGACGGCCGCATTTGGGTCTCAGCAAGCTGGAGATGTGTCACTCACATTGGGACTAAGGCACTCGGAAAATGTACCAAGGAAGGCGACTCAGTTCCAGTTAAGAGACTTTGATgcttattaa
- the LOC132627953 gene encoding BEL1-like homeodomain protein 4 isoform X1: MSQSFHHHQGFYNFSNIYERSATTKHEDMLRVQGFEQQQVEVAAVEPPSGGTVYDGGGMLTEIISYPWRKATTEILDDQIQSSNYRSWQQKEQQQQHQHQQQQLLPPSIINDAELPLMNPHIKPSSPPRSSSSLHMLLPNSVETNNLLHHQGFHLLNPATVEPPSQFTWVPGSSSGEENSTRIGRVVDGQGLSLSLSRNFEAAAKLEDLRIGNGGIYLHNNQGLLGPINNNNNNHHQLLHSGVIMDHRTTPQTSAHHQVHVGYAAAASPRITNALRNSRYVKAAQELLEEFCCVGRGNFKNQRVKKYDDENPNSNSEGEDHRGPSKDNHPPLSAAERSDYQRRKIKLLSMLDEVDARYSRYCEQMQAMVNSFDSVIGYGAAAPYTALAQKAMSRHFRCIKDAIVAQLKQTCKYLGEKDVTGTSGLTKGETPRLKMLDQRLRQQKALHQMGMLDSDAWRPQRGLPERSVNVLRAWLFEHFLHPYPSEADKHLLSRQTGLSKNQVSNWFINARVRLWKPMVEEMYQQETKEEETDQEEDQEQQEKQAQTPMHDKNSNMAISSITMPVSSVRSEFNANDRDPSKNIINYRQYALGNQLVMLQSDDTASASSTANRYFTAEEAADLVANSNAAKTAAFGSQQAGDVSLTLGLRHSENVPRKATQFQLRDFDAY, encoded by the exons ATGTCACAAAGCTTTCATCACCACCAAGGATTCTACAATTTCTCAAATATTTATGAGAGATCTGCCACGACGAAGCATGAAGACATGTTACGAGTACAAGGCTTTGAGCAACAACAAGTGGAAGTAGCGGCAGTTGAGCCGCCGTCAGGGGGCACGGTTTATGACGGAGGAGGGATGTTGACGGAGATTATCAGCTATCCATGGCGGAAAGCAACCACGGAGATATTGGATGATCAGATCCAATCGAGTAATTATCGATCGTGGCAACAAAAAGAGCAACAGCAACAGCATCAGCATCAGCAGCAACAACTTCTTCCACCATCAATAATAAACGATGCTGAG CTTCCCCTAATGAATCCTCATATAAAACCGTCATCTCCACCTCGCTCTTCATCTTCACTTCACATGTTACTTCCCAACTCAGTGGAGACCAACAACCTTCTTCATCATCAAGGATTTCACTTGCTTAATCCAGCAACCGTGGAACCTCCGTCTCAGTTCACATGGGTTCCAG GTAGCAGCAGCGGAGAAGAAAATTCCACAAGAATTGGGAGGGTTGTGGATGGTCAAGGTCTTTctttatcactttctaggaattTCGAAGCAGCTGCCAAATTGGAGGATTTGAGAATCGGAAATGGAGGAATTTACTTGCACAATAATCAAGGACTATTAGGTCCaattaataacaacaacaacaaccatcatcAACTGTTACATTCAGGAGTAATTATGGATCATCGTACTACTCCTCAAACCAGTGCTCATCATCAAGTTCATGTCGGATATGCAGCAGCAGCATCGCCAAGAATAACAAATGCTCTCAGAAATTCACGGTATGTCAAAGCTGCACAAGAGCTACTGGAAGAATTTTGCTGCGTGGGTAGGGGAAATTTCAAGAACCAAAGAGTCAAGAAATACGACGATGAAAACCCTAATTCCAACTCGGAGGGTGAAGATCATCGTGGTCCTTCGAAAGATAATCATCCTCCATTGTCAGCTGCTGAAAGATCTGATTATCAAAGGAGGAAAATCAAATTGTTATCTATGCTTGATGAG GTAGATGCGAGATACAGCCGTTACTGTGAGCAAATGCAAGCTATGGTGAACTCATTCGATTCAGTGATTGGGTACGGTGCAGCTGCACCGTACACTGCGTTAGCCCAAAAGGCAATGTCTAGGCATTTCAGGTGCATAAAGGATGCGATAGTAGCGCAATTGAAGCAGACCTGTAAGTACCTCGGAGAGAAAGATGTCACGGGTACAAGTGGGTTGACAAAGGGGGAAACGCCGAGGTTGAAAATGTTAGATCAAAGGTTGAGGCAGCAAAAAGCATTGCATCAAATGGGGATGTTGGATTCTGATGCTTGGAGGCCACAAAGGGGTTTGCCTGAGAGATCTGTTAATGTTTTAAGGGCATGGCTTTTTGAGCATTTCCTTCACCC GTATCCAAGTGAAGCAGACAAGCATTTGTTGTCCCGGCAGACTGGTTTATCCAAAAATCAG GTATCAAATTGGTTCATAAATGCTAGGGTTCGGTTGTGGAAACCCATGGTGGAAGAGATGTACCAacaagaaacaaaagaagaggAAACAGATCAAGAAGAAGATCAAGAgcagcaagaaaaacaagcacaaaCTCCTATGCACGACAAGAATAGCAACATGGCCATATCGTCAATAACAATGCCAGTATCCTCAGTAAGATCCGAATTTAATGCTAATGATAGAGACCCTTCAAAAAACATCATCAATTATAGGCAGTACGCCTTGGGAAACCAACTAGTAATGCTCCAATCAGATGACACCGCCTCCGCGTCCTCCACCGCGAACCGCTACTTCACAGCAGAGGAAGCGGCGGATTTGGTGGCTAATTCAAATGCGGCCAAGACGGCCGCATTTGGGTCTCAGCAAGCTGGAGATGTGTCACTCACATTGGGACTAAGGCACTCGGAAAATGTACCAAGGAAGGCGACTCAGTTCCAGTTAAGAGACTTTGATgcttattaa